From Cyprinus carpio isolate SPL01 chromosome A7, ASM1834038v1, whole genome shotgun sequence, a single genomic window includes:
- the senp8 gene encoding sentrin-specific protease 8 — MDPVVLSYQDSLLRRSDVALLNGPHWLNDQVIGFAFEYFATERFKNLGENVCFISPEVAQFIKYASCQEELAIFLEPLSFASRRWVFLAVNDNSNQSAGGSHWSLLLYRRDTSQFSHYDSQSGSNSLHARRIAAKLEAFLGTGAKVPFVEEQCPSQQNSYDCGMYVICNAEALCESARVEGCPHLPAQIITPTYITRKRTEWYSLIQRLAKE; from the coding sequence ATGGATCCAGTGGTACTGAGCTACCAGGACAGTCTCCTGCGGCGCTCAGACGTGGCACTTTTAAACGGACCCCACTGGCTCAACGATCAGGTCATAGGTTTCGCCTTTGAGTACTTTGCAACAGAGCGCTTCAAAAATTTGGGCGAGAATGTCTGTTTCATCAGCCCTGAAGTCGCTCAGTTTATAAAGTACGCCTCATGTCAAGAGGAGCTTGCCATTTTCCTGGAGCCGCTGAGTTTTGCGTCTCGTCGGTGGGTTTTTTTGGCTGTCAATGACAACTCTAATCAATCAGCCGGTGGCTCTCATTGGAGCCTGCTTCTCTATCGGCGAGACACCAGCCAGTTCTCCCACTACGACTCCCAGAGTGGAAGCAACTCATTGCATGCTCGCCGTATTGCAGCCAAGTTGGAGGCTTTTCTAGGCACTGGAGCGAAAGTGCCCTTTGTGGAGGAGCAATGCCCCTCGCAGCAGAACAGCTATGACTGTGGCATGTATGTGATCTGTAATGCCGAGGCTCTATGTGAGAGTGCTAGAGTCGAGGGCTGTCCCCACCTGCCTGCTCAGATCATAACACCCACCTACATTACACGGAAACGGACAGAATGGTATTCACTAATACAGAGACTCGCCAAAGAATGA